A region of Deinococcus cellulosilyticus NBRC 106333 = KACC 11606 DNA encodes the following proteins:
- a CDS encoding right-handed parallel beta-helix repeat-containing protein translates to MGNRLWTITAGAMLLATSALAQQPGTPYEMGKTRVKDVWIDFKAGNDANSGAQNAPLKTLAEAWRRIPRNTPLDTGYHLHLQAGIYPEIALPEYLESVWGTREAPIIISGAGRDKTILAGDLNVFDTRYFYLLNLTMRPSPAGDVFHCEKCSHVLVRNVEMDGGRWKKRSSDQEAQAFETFKANQSEHIYLENSDFHGAQDNAIDFVAVQHAHLIGNRIHDTQSWCSYAKGGSAYIVVRDNEIFDCEEGGYTAGQGAGYQYMVSPWLHYEAYDIKVVNNFIHDVWGAGLGVNGGYNILLANNTLYRVGGRSHTIEVLFGGRSCDPGDDRSKCTTYSQQGGWGNTLNTDDYVRIPSKNVLIYNNLIVNPPDFKTGEYFQFLTIPGPFSSPTQNRAPNPAHVDAGLQIRGNVFWFERPDIPVGIEGEDQGCQQGNPTCNLQQLLKDNHFNTLKPEFFNAAAGDFRLKQPVSGIPVPNFSTWDVFAPVVPTGDLNNTRWTAPTVGRP, encoded by the coding sequence ATGGGAAACAGGCTCTGGACCATCACGGCAGGCGCAATGCTGCTGGCCACATCTGCACTGGCACAGCAACCCGGAACACCCTACGAAATGGGAAAAACCCGGGTGAAAGACGTCTGGATTGACTTCAAGGCAGGGAACGATGCGAATTCTGGAGCCCAGAATGCTCCCCTGAAAACCCTGGCAGAAGCCTGGCGGCGGATTCCCAGAAACACCCCACTGGACACCGGATATCACCTGCACTTGCAGGCCGGGATTTATCCAGAAATTGCCTTGCCTGAATACCTGGAGAGCGTCTGGGGAACCCGTGAAGCCCCAATCATCATTTCTGGAGCAGGCAGGGACAAAACCATCCTGGCTGGAGACCTGAACGTCTTTGACACCCGGTACTTCTACCTCCTGAACCTCACCATGCGACCCAGTCCAGCAGGAGACGTGTTCCACTGCGAGAAGTGCTCACATGTGCTGGTCCGCAATGTGGAAATGGACGGTGGACGCTGGAAGAAACGCAGTTCAGACCAGGAGGCGCAGGCCTTTGAGACCTTCAAAGCCAACCAGAGCGAACACATCTACCTGGAAAACAGCGACTTTCATGGAGCGCAGGACAACGCCATCGATTTTGTGGCCGTGCAGCATGCCCACCTGATCGGAAACCGCATCCACGACACCCAGAGCTGGTGCAGTTATGCCAAGGGAGGCAGTGCCTACATTGTGGTCCGGGACAATGAAATTTTTGACTGCGAAGAAGGGGGATACACTGCAGGGCAGGGTGCAGGCTACCAGTACATGGTCAGTCCCTGGTTGCATTACGAGGCCTACGACATCAAGGTGGTGAACAATTTCATCCATGACGTGTGGGGAGCAGGTCTGGGGGTCAATGGGGGGTACAACATCCTGCTGGCCAACAACACCCTGTACCGGGTGGGGGGGCGCTCGCACACCATTGAGGTTCTGTTCGGCGGCAGAAGTTGTGATCCTGGCGATGACCGCAGCAAGTGCACCACCTACTCCCAGCAGGGCGGATGGGGCAACACCCTGAACACCGATGATTACGTTCGGATTCCCAGCAAGAACGTGCTGATCTACAACAACCTGATCGTGAACCCCCCAGACTTCAAAACGGGAGAGTATTTCCAGTTTCTGACCATTCCTGGGCCTTTTTCCTCTCCCACCCAGAACCGGGCACCCAATCCAGCCCATGTGGATGCAGGCCTGCAGATCCGGGGCAATGTGTTCTGGTTTGAGCGCCCGGACATCCCGGTGGGCATTGAAGGCGAGGACCAGGGCTGTCAGCAGGGCAATCCCACCTGCAACCTGCAGCAACTCCTCAAAGACAACCACTTCAACACCCTGAAGCCCGAATTCTTCAATGCTGCCGCTGGAGATTTTCGTCTGAAACAGCCCGTTTCAGGCATCCCTGTACCGAATTTCAGCACCTGGGATGTGTTTGCTCCTGTGGTGCCCACAGGAGACCTGAACAACACCCGCTGGACGGCCCCAACTGTGGGAAGGCCCTGA
- a CDS encoding RrF2 family transcriptional regulator — MKFSEGIEWAIHCVAVLAGLPEGATLSNAALAEYHGISESYLVKHLKVLARVGILDSVPGPRGGFRLERSADRITLYDIVEAIEGKEPMFQCEEIRGRFPGCPQQNFARPCEIHAAMLKAEMEWRKSLQGVTIRDIQQQVRVSEEQRQLREAWLQKHVRLPVR, encoded by the coding sequence GTGAAGTTCAGCGAAGGGATTGAATGGGCCATTCATTGTGTGGCGGTGCTTGCCGGTCTGCCTGAGGGGGCGACCTTGAGCAATGCTGCCCTGGCCGAGTACCACGGCATCTCCGAGAGTTATCTGGTCAAGCACCTGAAGGTGCTGGCCCGGGTGGGAATCCTGGACTCGGTGCCGGGTCCGCGTGGAGGGTTTCGCCTGGAGCGCAGTGCAGACCGGATCACCCTGTATGACATTGTGGAAGCCATCGAGGGCAAAGAGCCCATGTTCCAGTGCGAGGAGATCCGTGGGCGCTTTCCGGGATGCCCACAGCAGAATTTTGCCCGTCCATGCGAGATTCATGCCGCCATGCTGAAAGCCGAAATGGAGTGGCGCAAATCCCTGCAGGGGGTCACCATCCGGGACATTCAGCAGCAGGTCCGTGTCTCCGAGGAGCAACGTCAGTTGCGTGAAGCCTGGTTGCAGAAACACGTGCGTTTGCCGGTCCGCTGA
- a CDS encoding carboxymuconolactone decarboxylase family protein, producing the protein MNTRISPHQTHPEAYATMLQMENFIRSTSISARLRELIKIRVSMINGCSYCIDMHTRDAVKYGETPERIYLLSVFEEVPHFSPEEKAALKMAVELTLVHQHGLSEETYQEVARHYTPQQIMELTMITVTINGWNRIAKATNMLPALPQEA; encoded by the coding sequence ATGAACACCCGCATCAGCCCCCACCAGACCCACCCCGAAGCCTACGCCACCATGCTGCAGATGGAAAACTTCATCCGGAGCACCTCCATCAGCGCCCGACTGCGGGAACTCATCAAAATCCGCGTGTCCATGATCAATGGCTGCTCCTACTGCATTGACATGCACACCCGTGACGCCGTGAAGTATGGCGAGACGCCCGAGCGCATTTACCTGCTCTCTGTCTTCGAGGAAGTGCCCCACTTCAGCCCAGAAGAAAAAGCGGCCCTCAAAATGGCAGTGGAACTCACCCTGGTGCACCAGCATGGCCTGAGTGAAGAGACCTACCAGGAAGTGGCCCGCCACTACACCCCACAGCAGATCATGGAACTGACCATGATCACCGTGACCATCAATGGCTGGAACCGCATTGCCAAAGCCACCAACATGCTTCCGGCCCTGCCCCAGGAAGCCTGA
- the msrA gene encoding peptide-methionine (S)-S-oxide reductase MsrA, whose translation MLQPMHYATLGGGCFWCLEAVFQQIRGVLHVESGYSAGFTEDPTYQQVCAGVTGHAEVVNITYDPSEVTYRELLEVFFSIHDPTTLNRQGADVGTQYRSIILFHNEDQKEVAAEVIRHIDALGIYDRPIVTEVKPLEVFYRAEDYHQNFYLNNPGQGYCRAVIAPKVAHFRRTHLEKLAR comes from the coding sequence ATGTTGCAACCCATGCATTACGCCACACTGGGTGGTGGTTGTTTCTGGTGTCTGGAGGCAGTCTTTCAGCAGATCAGAGGAGTGCTGCACGTGGAATCCGGCTACAGCGCAGGATTCACCGAGGACCCCACTTACCAGCAGGTGTGTGCCGGTGTGACCGGGCACGCAGAGGTCGTCAACATCACCTATGATCCTTCTGAAGTGACCTATAGAGAGCTGCTGGAGGTGTTTTTCAGCATCCATGATCCCACCACCCTGAACCGTCAGGGGGCCGATGTGGGAACCCAGTACCGCTCCATCATCCTGTTCCACAATGAGGACCAGAAAGAGGTGGCTGCAGAGGTCATCCGTCACATCGATGCGCTGGGCATCTATGATCGGCCCATCGTGACCGAGGTGAAGCCTCTGGAGGTCTTCTACAGGGCGGAGGATTACCACCAGAATTTTTACCTGAACAATCCCGGTCAGGGTTACTGCCGTGCGGTGATTGCGCCCAAGGTGGCCCATTTTCGCCGCACCCATCTGGAAAAACTGGCCCGCTAA
- a CDS encoding uracil-DNA glycosylase, protein MDYPEEYFSCALCPRLKAWREQVAQEKRKAYRDEDYWGRPVPGFGDDQARIVMVGLAPSAHGANRTGRMFTGDASGNFLYPALFRARLSNQPIAKHKNDGLELRGVFISASARCAPPDNKPTPEELRNCQKWLKLDLERLKQRKVTFAIGAIGHEYFLRAMGWKPSQYTFKHGAEHLLPDGTWLIDSYHVSQQNTATGRLTAVMFDQVLERAKEMAGIQSQADIN, encoded by the coding sequence ATGGATTACCCCGAAGAATACTTCTCCTGCGCCCTCTGCCCCAGACTGAAAGCCTGGAGAGAACAGGTGGCACAGGAAAAGCGCAAAGCCTACCGGGATGAGGATTACTGGGGAAGGCCCGTCCCGGGCTTCGGTGACGATCAGGCCCGGATTGTGATGGTGGGCCTCGCCCCGAGTGCCCACGGGGCCAACCGCACCGGGCGGATGTTCACCGGAGATGCCAGCGGAAACTTCCTCTACCCTGCCCTGTTTCGTGCCAGACTGAGCAACCAGCCCATTGCAAAGCACAAAAACGATGGACTCGAACTCCGTGGTGTTTTCATCTCTGCCTCTGCTCGCTGCGCCCCACCGGACAACAAACCCACCCCTGAAGAACTCCGCAACTGCCAGAAGTGGCTGAAACTCGACCTTGAACGCCTGAAGCAGCGCAAGGTGACTTTCGCCATCGGAGCCATCGGGCATGAATATTTCCTCCGGGCGATGGGATGGAAACCCTCGCAGTACACCTTCAAACACGGAGCAGAACACCTGCTGCCCGATGGAACATGGCTCATTGACTCCTATCATGTGAGCCAGCAAAACACAGCAACAGGCAGGCTGACAGCAGTAATGTTTGATCAGGTGCTCGAAAGGGCAAAGGAAATGGCGGGAATCCAAAGTCAAGCTGACATCAACTAA
- a CDS encoding type I restriction endonuclease: MDLAASLDHFAKQIPSRISHIQGEEATKHALILPFLGILGYDVYNPTEVRPEYAADFSARKRGQFEKVDYAIIVDGEVSMLIEAKAHNQKTEIYSGQLARYFNSTPTARVAIVTNGIEYRFFTDLKDRNIMDSEAFMVFNVLDHDSSDLELLQRFTRSQYQPSSISSLAEEVMCLQNITTYIYNQLQNPSENFVRFVVEELNLRQRITSRVVERYLPILRTAIHNALGEIQGNTAGTGPVPPPATKPTPPALTRKSRTEPAPAPLPDLLEDEKAVLESLKEILDCNITCHKEEDTVIIPAASGQGWALRFNTVHAKPHLIFNLDPEVARVVAGHVFFFSHPLGTKANFASLGDLYGMREIIAHAYRGT; the protein is encoded by the coding sequence ATGGATCTTGCTGCCAGCCTGGACCATTTCGCCAAACAGATTCCCTCCCGGATCAGCCACATTCAGGGGGAAGAGGCCACCAAACATGCCCTGATCCTGCCTTTTCTGGGCATTCTGGGGTACGACGTCTACAACCCTACGGAAGTCAGACCTGAGTACGCAGCAGATTTTTCTGCCCGGAAACGTGGACAGTTCGAGAAGGTGGATTACGCCATCATTGTGGATGGCGAAGTCTCCATGCTGATTGAGGCCAAAGCCCACAACCAGAAAACCGAGATCTACAGTGGTCAACTGGCCCGCTATTTCAATTCGACACCCACCGCCAGGGTGGCGATTGTCACCAATGGGATCGAGTACCGGTTTTTCACCGACCTCAAAGACCGCAACATCATGGACAGTGAGGCCTTCATGGTCTTCAATGTGCTGGACCATGACAGCAGCGACCTTGAACTCCTGCAGCGGTTCACCCGATCCCAGTACCAGCCTTCCTCGATCAGCAGTCTGGCCGAAGAGGTGATGTGCCTGCAAAACATCACCACCTACATCTACAACCAGTTGCAGAACCCCTCGGAGAATTTTGTGCGCTTTGTGGTGGAGGAACTCAACCTGCGCCAGCGCATCACCTCCCGGGTGGTGGAGCGTTACCTGCCCATCCTCAGAACCGCCATCCATAACGCACTGGGCGAAATTCAGGGAAACACAGCGGGAACTGGACCTGTCCCTCCTCCAGCGACGAAACCTACTCCTCCTGCACTGACACGCAAATCCCGCACAGAACCTGCCCCAGCTCCACTGCCCGACCTGTTGGAAGATGAAAAGGCTGTTCTGGAAAGCCTCAAAGAGATTCTGGACTGCAACATCACCTGCCACAAAGAGGAAGACACGGTAATCATTCCAGCAGCCAGTGGCCAGGGCTGGGCTTTGCGTTTCAACACCGTCCATGCCAAACCCCACCTGATTTTCAATCTGGACCCAGAAGTGGCAAGGGTTGTTGCAGGACATGTGTTCTTCTTCAGTCATCCGCTGGGAACCAAGGCGAATTTTGCATCTCTGGGGGACCTCTATGGGATGCGCGAAATCATTGCACATGCCTACAGAGGAACCTGA
- the aroA gene encoding 3-phosphoshikimate 1-carboxyvinyltransferase, whose product MYEKFDVVVHPVSELRGELTAQPSKNYTTRYLIAAALSGTETLVRGVATSEDSHALQECLQTWGAELIPEGRDMRVRGFGNRPLDQQTLNPHNAGAVARFLMALAGLTSYTKFITDYPESLGKRPHGDLLKALESLGARTTSLDGKMPIEIWGNLQGGKVSVNASLSSQYTSGLMFLAPLLPDGLEITLLGDIKSPGPLKQTIETLRVFGVEVSHSEDLRTITIAGGQRYHAPEVTVPGDYPGSSALLSAAAVMPGEVVIHNLHEHDLQGERLSIDVLKSMGADITREGSTVTVRGGKPLKAVVTDGDFFTDAVQALSAAAASAEGQTTWENVYTLRLKECDRISDTRAELQKLGLSASETEDSLSITGKETLEGGITVDGHGDHRMIMMLTILGLRAKQPITITGAHHIRKSYPDFFDHMTRLGAKFDFIER is encoded by the coding sequence GTGTACGAAAAATTTGATGTGGTGGTTCACCCCGTGTCCGAACTGCGGGGTGAGTTGACCGCGCAACCCAGCAAGAATTACACCACCCGTTACCTGATTGCGGCGGCCCTCTCTGGCACAGAAACCCTGGTTCGGGGGGTGGCCACCAGTGAGGACAGCCATGCCCTGCAGGAATGCCTGCAAACCTGGGGGGCCGAGCTCATTCCCGAAGGAAGAGACATGCGGGTCAGGGGTTTTGGGAACCGTCCTCTGGACCAGCAGACCCTCAACCCACACAACGCGGGGGCAGTGGCCCGGTTTTTGATGGCCCTCGCTGGACTGACCAGCTACACGAAGTTCATCACGGATTACCCTGAAAGCCTGGGGAAAAGGCCCCACGGGGACCTGCTGAAAGCCCTGGAGTCTCTGGGAGCCCGCACCACGTCCCTGGACGGCAAGATGCCCATCGAGATCTGGGGCAACCTGCAAGGGGGCAAGGTGTCCGTGAATGCCAGTCTGTCCAGCCAGTACACTTCGGGCCTGATGTTCCTGGCTCCCCTGCTGCCTGATGGGCTGGAGATCACCCTGCTCGGGGACATCAAGAGCCCCGGTCCCCTCAAGCAGACCATTGAGACGCTGAGGGTTTTCGGGGTGGAGGTGTCCCACAGCGAGGACCTCCGCACCATCACCATTGCGGGTGGGCAGCGTTACCATGCACCAGAAGTGACCGTGCCCGGAGATTACCCTGGAAGCAGTGCCCTGCTGAGTGCTGCGGCAGTGATGCCCGGAGAGGTGGTCATCCACAACCTGCATGAGCATGACCTGCAAGGGGAACGCCTGAGCATCGATGTGCTGAAAAGCATGGGCGCAGACATCACCCGTGAAGGCAGCACCGTGACCGTGCGCGGAGGCAAGCCCCTGAAAGCCGTGGTGACCGATGGGGACTTCTTCACGGACGCCGTGCAGGCCCTGAGTGCTGCTGCCGCCAGTGCGGAAGGCCAGACCACCTGGGAGAATGTGTACACCCTGCGCCTCAAGGAATGTGACCGCATCAGCGACACCCGCGCAGAACTGCAGAAACTCGGTCTCTCTGCCAGCGAGACCGAAGACAGCCTGAGCATCACCGGCAAAGAAACCCTGGAAGGAGGCATCACTGTGGACGGTCACGGGGACCACCGCATGATCATGATGCTCACCATTCTGGGTCTGCGGGCCAAACAGCCCATCACCATCACCGGAGCGCACCACATCCGCAAAAGCTACCCGGACTTCTTTGACCACATGACCAGACTCGGGGCGAAATTCGACTTCATCGAGAGGTGA